A single region of the Saprospiraceae bacterium genome encodes:
- the polA gene encoding DNA polymerase I, whose product MSEKKLFLLDGHALVYRAHFAFITRPLINSKGINTSAMTGFTRTLWDLIRNENPTHLAVAFDPSGPTFRHEMYEPYKANREEQPDDIKMAFPYIERIVKGFKIPIISLPGYEADDAIGTLSKQAEKEGFKVYMVTPDKDYAQLVSENIFMYKPSRQGNGVDILGVKEVCESWDIKRVDQVIDMLGLMGDSVDNIPGIPGIGQKTAAKLLAEFDTVEELIERSNELKGKQKEKVQEFAEQGLLSKTLARIDLEVPIQFDAKSYEIEPFDREMLSEVFKELEFRSLAKQILGEGEEEEPSNVAAPTGAGTQGTLFELPAIAEPVSSALPKHAIAENDINNTPHTYHLVDDVSKQAELIRLLEQQSSFCFDTETTGIDANEAEIVGMSFAVKAREAYYVPLPKKREEALAIMQKFKPVFENEQIEKVGQNIKYDAIILKWYGIELKGTYFDTMVVHYLIEPELRHNMDYLAETYLQYKPVSITSLIGKKGKGQLTMRDVNLEKVKEYAAEDADITWQLKEFLAPHLKTEGLEDLYKKMEAPLIKVLVDLEYEGVRIDGDFLTAYSKELAIEVDESEKAVYEMAGLRFNMASPKQVGEVLFDKLKIPYRWQKTKTGQYATNEEKLAELAKDHPIVNNILKHRGLSKLKSTYVDALPKMINPRTGRIHSSFNQALAATGRLSSQNPNLQNIPIRTPQGAKVREAFIPRDENYVLMAADYSQIELRIIAEISGDEAMLEAFNAGQDIHSATAARVFGVPYDEVDKEQRYRAKTVNFSIVYGAGATNLSQQLDIKRAEAKELIENYFKQYQGLKQYMDETVEFARKNGYVTTLSGRKRYIRDINSKSSLERSNAERIAINTPIQGTAADLIKLAMIDIHKVLKEGNYRTKMILQVHDELVFDAHKAEVDVLQPIIAEKMKNAMTGLKVPILVGIDTGNNWLEAH is encoded by the coding sequence ATGTCTGAGAAGAAATTATTCCTACTCGACGGTCATGCTTTAGTTTATCGTGCACATTTTGCCTTTATAACCCGTCCTTTGATCAATTCCAAAGGAATAAATACTTCCGCAATGACGGGTTTTACCCGTACCTTATGGGATTTGATTCGCAATGAAAACCCTACCCATTTAGCTGTTGCTTTCGACCCCTCGGGTCCTACCTTCCGGCATGAGATGTATGAACCCTATAAAGCCAATAGAGAAGAACAACCGGATGATATTAAAATGGCTTTTCCCTATATCGAAAGAATTGTAAAGGGATTCAAGATTCCTATTATTTCTTTACCAGGTTATGAAGCGGATGATGCGATTGGAACCCTGTCCAAGCAAGCCGAAAAAGAAGGCTTTAAGGTGTATATGGTTACGCCTGATAAAGATTATGCGCAATTGGTATCAGAGAATATATTTATGTATAAGCCATCCCGACAAGGTAATGGAGTTGATATATTGGGCGTAAAGGAAGTTTGCGAAAGCTGGGATATCAAAAGAGTGGATCAGGTGATAGATATGCTGGGGTTAATGGGGGATAGTGTGGATAACATTCCAGGTATTCCGGGCATTGGGCAAAAAACAGCGGCTAAATTATTAGCTGAATTTGATACGGTGGAAGAGCTCATAGAGCGATCGAATGAGTTAAAAGGAAAGCAAAAAGAAAAGGTGCAGGAATTTGCGGAACAGGGCTTATTGTCAAAAACATTAGCCAGAATAGACCTGGAAGTTCCGATTCAATTTGACGCCAAATCTTACGAAATTGAGCCGTTTGATCGGGAAATGCTTTCTGAAGTATTTAAGGAATTAGAATTTAGAAGTCTGGCCAAGCAGATTTTGGGAGAAGGGGAGGAGGAAGAGCCAAGTAATGTAGCTGCTCCTACGGGGGCGGGTACACAAGGCACTCTTTTTGAACTACCTGCAATAGCTGAGCCAGTATCTTCTGCCCTGCCCAAACATGCAATAGCAGAAAATGATATTAATAACACCCCCCATACCTATCATTTGGTAGACGATGTGTCTAAACAGGCAGAGCTGATTCGATTATTAGAACAGCAAAGCAGTTTTTGTTTTGATACTGAGACAACAGGGATTGATGCCAATGAGGCAGAAATCGTAGGCATGTCCTTTGCCGTTAAAGCAAGAGAAGCTTATTACGTTCCTCTCCCGAAAAAAAGAGAAGAAGCACTTGCTATAATGCAAAAGTTTAAGCCTGTTTTCGAGAATGAGCAGATTGAAAAAGTCGGGCAAAATATTAAATACGATGCTATTATCCTGAAGTGGTATGGTATAGAATTGAAGGGGACTTATTTTGATACGATGGTCGTTCATTATTTGATCGAACCAGAGCTTCGTCACAATATGGATTACCTCGCCGAGACCTATTTACAATATAAACCAGTGTCTATCACCTCGCTGATCGGTAAAAAAGGGAAGGGGCAATTGACGATGCGTGATGTAAACTTAGAAAAGGTAAAAGAATACGCTGCAGAAGATGCTGATATTACCTGGCAATTAAAAGAATTTTTAGCACCCCATTTAAAAACAGAAGGGCTGGAAGATTTGTATAAAAAAATGGAAGCTCCGTTGATCAAAGTGTTAGTTGACTTGGAATATGAAGGGGTGCGTATAGATGGCGATTTTTTAACGGCGTATTCCAAAGAACTCGCTATCGAAGTGGACGAATCGGAGAAGGCGGTGTATGAAATGGCTGGCTTGCGATTCAACATGGCTTCACCGAAACAAGTGGGAGAAGTCTTGTTTGACAAACTAAAAATTCCCTACCGTTGGCAAAAAACCAAGACGGGCCAATATGCAACGAATGAAGAAAAATTAGCGGAACTTGCAAAGGATCATCCTATCGTCAATAATATTCTCAAGCACAGGGGCCTTTCAAAGTTAAAATCGACTTATGTAGATGCATTGCCCAAAATGATTAACCCGCGCACGGGGCGGATTCATAGTTCCTTCAACCAGGCATTGGCTGCTACGGGCCGCCTTAGCTCTCAGAACCCCAATTTGCAAAACATTCCTATCCGTACACCCCAGGGCGCCAAGGTCAGAGAAGCCTTCATCCCACGTGATGAAAACTACGTCTTAATGGCTGCTGATTATTCACAAATTGAACTTCGGATCATTGCTGAAATAAGTGGGGATGAAGCGATGTTAGAGGCATTCAATGCAGGTCAGGATATCCATAGTGCAACGGCCGCTCGCGTCTTTGGTGTTCCATATGACGAAGTGGACAAAGAGCAACGCTATAGAGCTAAAACAGTCAATTTTAGTATTGTATATGGTGCAGGAGCAACCAATTTGTCTCAACAGTTGGATATAAAAAGAGCAGAGGCCAAGGAATTGATTGAGAATTACTTCAAACAGTACCAGGGGCTGAAACAATATATGGATGAAACCGTAGAATTTGCCCGAAAGAATGGCTATGTTACGACACTCAGTGGCCGAAAACGTTATATCAGAGACATCAATTCTAAAAGCTCTTTGGAAAGAAGCAATGCCGAACGAATAGCGATTAATACCCCCATTCAAGGGACAGCTGCAGACCTTATTAAGCTGGCCATGATTGATATTCATAAGGTGCTAAAAGAAGGTAATTATCGGACCAAAATGATTTTACAGGTGCATGATGAATTGGTTTTCGATGCACACAAAGCGGAAGTGGATGTCTTACAACCGATTATCGCCGAAAAAATGAAAAATGCCATGACAGGTTTAAAGGTGCCTATACTTGTTGGCATCGACACAGGAAACAATTGGTTGGAGGCACATTGA
- a CDS encoding carotenoid biosynthesis protein has translation MKVPIFSIFQGHLTKAESLFVALLVFLFSSGLVAHIVPSLYPFTLYTTDLFLLLINGTLLYFIFRRNGDQRLWYWVAITYLGTFIIEVLGVATGKIFGVYHYGETMLIQLWNVPLVIALNWTLLILAVNNLFLKWVEKPWLIAFLSGIVIALYDFFIEPVAVRLDYWQWQNNVIPLQNYLAWALVAFVFSWPLHHWKIRFNSPLLPLYLSIQLLYFILLHLLL, from the coding sequence TTGAAAGTTCCCATTTTTTCCATTTTCCAAGGCCATTTAACCAAAGCTGAATCGCTGTTTGTAGCCCTTCTGGTTTTTTTATTTAGCTCCGGATTGGTAGCGCATATTGTTCCTAGTCTATATCCTTTCACTTTATACACAACGGACCTTTTCCTGCTGCTAATCAATGGCACTCTGCTTTATTTTATATTTAGAAGGAATGGAGATCAACGCCTATGGTATTGGGTTGCCATAACCTACCTGGGAACATTTATAATAGAAGTACTGGGTGTGGCGACGGGGAAAATCTTTGGTGTTTATCATTATGGTGAAACCATGCTTATTCAGTTATGGAATGTTCCATTAGTGATCGCACTCAATTGGACCCTACTCATCCTTGCCGTGAACAACCTATTCCTTAAATGGGTTGAAAAACCTTGGCTCATTGCTTTCTTAAGTGGGATAGTTATAGCCTTGTATGATTTCTTTATTGAGCCAGTCGCAGTCCGCTTAGATTATTGGCAATGGCAAAACAATGTGATTCCTTTACAAAACTATTTGGCATGGGCTTTGGTTGCCTTTGTTTTTTCCTGGCCATTGCACCATTGGAAAATCCGTTTCAACAGCCCCTTACTTCCCCTTTATTTAAGCATCCAATTACTTTACTTTATTCTTCTACATTTATTGTTGTAA
- a CDS encoding phytoene/squalene synthase family protein: MMTLYNKTCQECSQLITNRYSTSFSLGIKVFDKSFRTPIYAIYGFVRFADEIVDTFHEFPKAALLERFRIDTYKAIEEKISLNPVLHAFQEVVHQYKIERALIDAFLDSMEMDLFFHRYEDNLYKKYIYGSAEVVGLMCLRVFCKGDDEMYASLKDPAKSLGSAFQKINFLRDMKSDFDERGRVYFPGIDFRNFTNEEKLMIEADIKQDFDDAYLGIIRLPKGARFGVYLAYVYYLNLFQKIKKAPVAKVQQERIRVNDRIKIYLLFQSALRNGLNLL; the protein is encoded by the coding sequence ATGATGACCCTTTATAACAAAACCTGCCAGGAGTGCAGTCAGTTGATAACGAATAGATACAGCACTTCTTTTTCACTCGGAATAAAGGTGTTTGATAAATCATTTCGGACCCCCATCTATGCTATCTATGGGTTTGTCCGTTTCGCCGATGAAATTGTTGACACTTTTCACGAATTCCCTAAAGCAGCTTTGTTAGAAAGATTTAGAATAGATACTTATAAAGCGATTGAGGAAAAAATAAGTCTTAATCCCGTTTTGCACGCTTTTCAGGAAGTGGTGCATCAATATAAAATCGAACGGGCCTTAATCGATGCTTTTTTGGATAGTATGGAAATGGATTTATTCTTTCATCGCTATGAGGATAACCTTTATAAAAAGTATATTTATGGATCAGCGGAAGTTGTGGGCCTCATGTGTCTTCGGGTATTTTGTAAGGGAGACGATGAAATGTATGCATCCCTTAAAGACCCTGCCAAGAGTTTAGGTTCCGCTTTTCAGAAAATCAACTTCCTTCGAGATATGAAAAGCGATTTTGATGAAAGAGGTAGAGTGTATTTCCCCGGGATTGACTTCAGAAATTTCACTAATGAAGAAAAGCTAATGATTGAAGCGGATATTAAGCAAGATTTTGATGACGCTTATCTGGGGATTATTCGTTTACCGAAAGGCGCTCGATTTGGGGTTTACTTAGCTTATGTTTATTACCTCAATTTATTCCAAAAGATAAAAAAGGCCCCTGTTGCCAAAGTACAGCAAGAACGAATCAGAGTCAATGACCGAATAAAAATCTATCTTTTATTCCAATCTGCCCTTCGTAATGGGCTTAATTTATTATAA
- a CDS encoding lycopene cyclase family protein has protein sequence MMHYDYIITGGGCAGLSLIYHLLESPLKGKSILLIDQLEKKQNDRTWCFWESTNGLFEPIVFHQWDQLSFYAKNYNRTFEIAPFRYKMIRGIDFYKYVQTKINQSPNVTVLQATVESLFTKGDKVQVTAGAQSYTADWCFNSILFQPIDKVHTNYLDQHFKGWVIQTDSPAFDPLQATLMDFRISQEGETRFLYVLPFDEHRALVEVAIFSNKILHPSAYDEILKQYIKDYLSPNPYVIVHEEFGIIPMTDFPFSRSDGRVIHMGSAGGDTKASTGYTFWRIQQYVGKVVDTLITKGHPIVKEGQLNKRFKLYDSALLKVLETHRLDGEVLFTYLFQKNPPQRLLRFLNEETNLLEELQLMGTVPTSIFLKVVFEELLKKRLKVMPNLPLNVLDKGE, from the coding sequence ATGATGCATTACGATTATATTATTACGGGAGGAGGATGTGCAGGTCTAAGCCTTATATACCATTTATTAGAGAGCCCTTTAAAAGGTAAAAGCATTTTATTGATTGATCAGCTTGAAAAAAAGCAGAATGATCGCACCTGGTGTTTTTGGGAATCGACCAATGGTCTCTTCGAACCTATTGTCTTTCATCAATGGGATCAGCTTTCTTTCTATGCTAAAAACTATAACCGAACTTTTGAGATTGCCCCCTTTCGGTATAAAATGATCAGGGGAATCGACTTTTACAAATATGTCCAGACGAAAATTAACCAATCACCCAATGTTACAGTCCTGCAAGCCACTGTTGAAAGCTTGTTTACCAAAGGAGATAAGGTTCAGGTAACCGCAGGGGCACAATCTTACACGGCTGATTGGTGCTTTAACAGTATTCTTTTTCAACCCATCGATAAAGTACATACCAATTATCTCGATCAACATTTTAAGGGTTGGGTTATTCAGACTGATTCACCAGCATTTGATCCGCTCCAGGCAACTTTGATGGATTTTAGAATCAGCCAGGAAGGAGAAACACGCTTCTTATATGTATTGCCCTTTGATGAACACCGAGCCTTGGTAGAGGTAGCCATTTTTTCAAATAAGATTTTACATCCCTCCGCCTATGACGAAATCCTTAAGCAGTATATAAAGGATTACCTTTCGCCAAATCCTTATGTGATAGTACACGAAGAGTTTGGTATCATTCCTATGACGGATTTTCCCTTCTCCCGTTCAGATGGTCGAGTAATCCATATGGGTTCAGCCGGAGGTGATACAAAGGCATCAACAGGTTATACCTTTTGGCGGATTCAGCAATATGTAGGAAAAGTGGTCGACACGCTAATCACAAAAGGTCACCCTATAGTGAAAGAAGGCCAGTTGAATAAGCGGTTCAAATTATATGACTCGGCTCTGCTCAAGGTACTTGAAACACATCGTTTGGATGGAGAGGTGCTGTTTACTTATTTATTTCAAAAGAATCCACCGCAACGCTTACTTCGGTTTCTTAATGAAGAAACCAATCTTTTAGAAGAATTACAATTGATGGGAACCGTACCTACTTCCATATTTTTGAAAGTTGTATTCGAAGAGCTACTAAAGAAAAGACTTAAGGTGATGCCTAACCTCCCTTTGAATGTACTTGATAAGGGAGAATAA
- a CDS encoding UDP-3-O-(3-hydroxymyristoyl)glucosamine N-acyltransferase yields MKLANPIAVSEIAIKYNAKLIGSEKITAKGINQVHLAEKGDIIFVDIDKYYDKALKSNASVILINKLLKAPRNKALLYCKDPFEVYNQLVLAERPFVPLTQAISETAEIHPTAILEPNVIIGHHVKIGAHSYIQANVTIGEHTVIGEHVTVQSGVVIGSDAFYYKKTKEGYRKWRSGGRVVIHDRVEIGAASTINRGVSGDTVIGEGTKLDCQVQVGHEVQIGKHCLIAAQVGISGNTQIGNDVTIYGQVGIVQNLVIGDKVTILGQSGVSKDLESGKTYFGSPAGEARGMYKEMAALRHLPEFFALYYR; encoded by the coding sequence ATGAAGCTTGCAAACCCTATTGCCGTTTCGGAAATTGCCATAAAATACAATGCAAAACTGATTGGCAGTGAAAAAATAACTGCCAAAGGCATCAATCAAGTCCATTTAGCTGAAAAAGGCGATATTATTTTTGTTGATATTGATAAGTATTATGACAAAGCGCTCAAATCAAATGCGTCGGTTATACTTATCAACAAATTGCTAAAAGCCCCAAGGAATAAAGCTTTGTTATATTGCAAGGATCCTTTTGAGGTGTATAACCAACTCGTATTAGCAGAACGCCCCTTTGTGCCCCTAACGCAAGCGATAAGTGAGACCGCTGAGATTCATCCTACGGCGATTTTGGAACCCAACGTCATCATTGGGCATCATGTAAAGATTGGGGCGCATTCCTACATTCAAGCGAATGTGACCATTGGCGAACATACCGTTATTGGCGAACATGTCACCGTTCAGTCTGGTGTTGTGATCGGATCAGATGCTTTTTATTACAAAAAGACAAAGGAAGGTTATCGGAAATGGCGATCTGGCGGGAGGGTGGTTATTCATGACCGTGTAGAAATTGGGGCGGCAAGTACGATCAATAGAGGTGTCTCAGGAGATACTGTAATTGGAGAAGGTACTAAGCTGGACTGCCAGGTACAGGTTGGGCATGAAGTGCAGATTGGGAAACATTGCCTCATTGCAGCCCAGGTAGGGATAAGTGGAAATACACAGATAGGAAATGACGTAACTATATATGGGCAAGTAGGTATTGTCCAAAATTTGGTAATAGGGGATAAAGTGACCATTTTGGGACAATCGGGGGTCTCCAAAGACCTGGAAAGTGGGAAAACTTATTTTGGATCTCCTGCTGGAGAAGCGCGTGGTATGTATAAAGAAATGGCAGCCCTTCGCCATTTGCCGGAATTCTTTGCCCTTTATTATCGATAA
- a CDS encoding sigma-70 family RNA polymerase sigma factor, which produces MENTCSKEMKDAEVIHGYLKSQASICFSLLYERYAGKIYSKCISLLKDESLAKDATQEIFTKIFLNLSKFGEKSKFSTWVYSITYNYCIDFLRRKKKQDIFSDEMEKAPDIVDEIPDEALYDMNVAQLKEVLKNIPDGDRTILLMKYQDDFSIKEIAEILDKTESAVKMQIKRAKEKAQRLKEELFVNY; this is translated from the coding sequence TTGGAAAATACTTGTTCTAAAGAAATGAAAGATGCGGAGGTCATCCACGGATACCTCAAAAGCCAGGCTTCTATTTGTTTTAGCTTGCTTTATGAGCGTTATGCTGGTAAGATTTATAGCAAATGCATTTCTTTATTAAAGGATGAAAGCTTAGCAAAGGACGCTACCCAGGAGATTTTCACCAAGATTTTTCTCAACCTGTCCAAGTTTGGCGAAAAGTCGAAGTTCTCTACCTGGGTCTATTCTATTACTTACAATTATTGTATCGACTTTTTGCGGCGCAAAAAGAAACAAGACATTTTCTCTGATGAAATGGAAAAAGCCCCTGATATAGTCGATGAGATTCCAGATGAGGCTTTGTATGATATGAATGTAGCACAGTTAAAGGAGGTATTGAAAAATATCCCTGACGGGGATCGCACCATTCTGCTCATGAAATACCAAGATGATTTTTCTATTAAAGAAATAGCAGAAATCTTAGATAAGACAGAAAGTGCCGTGAAAATGCAGATCAAGCGTGCCAAAGAAAAAGCACAAAGGCTGAAAGAGGAATTATTTGTGAATTATTAA